The following coding sequences are from one Leptospira levettii window:
- the cysW gene encoding sulfate ABC transporter permease subunit CysW: protein MKSKLLPIFLVLLAYTLFGILLLLPIYTVFTEAFSEGWEKYYSSITSEYALFAIGLTVKVSIVSVILNTFFGVTAAFAITRFSFPGKNLLITIIDSPFAVSPVVSGLIFLLLFGRQGTFGEFLAEHQIKIVFNTPGLILATVFITFPFVARELIPLMQSQGREEEEAGMLLGASFSQLFLRIILPNIKWGLLYGIILCNARAMGEFGAVSVLSGHIRGKTTTLPLYIEMLYNEFDSVGAFACATLLVFLSLLTLIFKLILEKRTERS, encoded by the coding sequence ATGAAATCAAAACTTTTGCCCATTTTTCTTGTTTTACTTGCCTATACATTGTTTGGCATCCTATTACTTTTGCCTATTTATACAGTGTTTACGGAAGCATTTTCGGAAGGTTGGGAAAAATACTACTCATCCATCACAAGTGAATATGCATTATTTGCAATTGGCCTGACCGTTAAAGTATCCATTGTTTCTGTGATTTTAAATACATTCTTTGGAGTCACAGCTGCATTTGCGATTACTAGGTTTTCCTTTCCTGGAAAAAATCTTCTCATCACGATCATTGACTCTCCTTTTGCAGTTTCACCTGTTGTATCTGGTCTCATCTTTCTTTTGTTATTCGGAAGACAAGGAACCTTTGGTGAATTCTTAGCAGAACATCAAATTAAAATTGTATTTAATACTCCTGGACTCATCCTTGCTACGGTGTTTATCACATTCCCTTTTGTGGCAAGAGAACTCATTCCCCTCATGCAAAGCCAAGGCCGTGAAGAAGAAGAAGCAGGGATGTTACTTGGTGCCAGTTTTAGTCAATTGTTTCTAAGAATCATCCTACCCAATATCAAATGGGGTTTGTTGTATGGGATCATTCTATGTAATGCAAGAGCCATGGGAGAGTTTGGTGCTGTTTCAGTTCTCAGTGGACACATCCGAGGCAAAACAACAACTCTACCATTATATATCGAAATGTTATACAATGAATTTGATTCCGTAGGTGCCTTTGCTTGTGCCACCTTACTTGTGTTTTTATCACTCCTCACACTCATCTTCAAATTGATTTTGGAAAAACGTACCGAGAGATCTTAA
- the cysT gene encoding sulfate ABC transporter permease subunit CysT, which yields MQIETRPYKKIHLGISLGFTVFYSSAVVIIPLFGLFYHSLGIGFTGILEVFTEERIRSALFLSFSVGLISAVLNLFIGFLFAWVIVRYQFPFKKFFDTLIDLPFTLPTAVAGIALTTIYSQTGIIGSFFDKWGIKIAYTPIGIVIALVFIGFPFVVRTVQPVIEELPKELEESARCLGASPFQTFRKVLLPELWPSLLAGTGMAFARSIGEYGSVVFISGNLPGKTEILPLLIVTKLEQYEYEKATSIALVMLLTSFLFMFLINFFQERASKKLT from the coding sequence ATGCAAATTGAAACACGGCCGTACAAAAAAATCCATTTAGGGATCAGTTTAGGATTCACAGTTTTTTATTCGTCTGCCGTTGTGATCATTCCATTATTTGGACTTTTTTATCATTCCCTGGGGATAGGATTCACAGGGATATTAGAAGTGTTTACAGAAGAGCGCATTCGATCTGCGCTCTTTTTAAGTTTTAGTGTAGGACTCATATCCGCGGTTCTCAATCTTTTCATTGGATTTTTATTTGCTTGGGTAATCGTTCGATACCAATTTCCTTTCAAAAAGTTTTTTGATACATTAATTGATTTACCGTTCACTTTGCCCACCGCTGTCGCAGGGATTGCTCTTACTACGATCTACTCCCAAACGGGAATCATTGGTTCTTTTTTTGACAAATGGGGAATCAAAATTGCTTATACACCCATTGGCATTGTCATTGCACTTGTATTCATTGGATTTCCTTTTGTCGTTCGAACTGTTCAACCTGTCATTGAAGAACTTCCCAAAGAACTAGAAGAAAGTGCAAGGTGCCTTGGTGCGTCTCCCTTCCAAACCTTTCGAAAGGTTTTATTACCCGAACTTTGGCCTTCTCTACTCGCTGGTACTGGAATGGCTTTTGCAAGGAGTATCGGAGAATATGGGTCGGTTGTATTCATTTCTGGAAACCTACCTGGTAAAACAGAAATCCTTCCTTTACTCATCGTCACCAAACTGGAACAATACGAATACGAGAAAGCTACTTCGATCGCACTTGTGATGTTACTCACTTCCTTTTTATTTATGTTTCTCATTAATTTTTTCCAAGAGCGGGCTTCCAAAAAACTCACATGA
- a CDS encoding sulfate ABC transporter substrate-binding protein, with amino-acid sequence MKKILQFLQFKPSFSAILTIIMGIGLATSLLAESTFLHVSFDPTRELYEDINKSFLKSWKEKKGETFSIQQSHGGSGKQARAVIDGLEADVVSLALSYDIDNIASKSKLLDANWQTKLPNKSTPYYSTIIFLVRKSNPKKIKDWDDIVKPGISVITPNPKTSGGARWNYLAAYGYAKRKYKSEEKATDFVKALFQNTSVLDTGARGSTTTFVNRGIGDVLITWENEAKLALDEEKRSGKNSLEVVYPSESIRAETPVAVVTKTATEKGNLEKATAYLEFLFTNEGQTIIAKHFFRPIDPKVSKSSAKEFPNLKLFSLSDLGETWDTAQKKHFADGGVFDAIYKTK; translated from the coding sequence ATGAAAAAAATACTCCAATTCCTCCAATTTAAACCAAGTTTTTCTGCCATATTGACTATCATAATGGGAATTGGGCTTGCCACTTCTCTATTGGCTGAATCGACGTTTCTCCATGTTTCCTTTGATCCAACAAGGGAACTCTATGAAGATATCAACAAAAGTTTCTTAAAATCTTGGAAGGAAAAAAAAGGAGAAACATTTTCAATCCAACAATCCCACGGTGGATCAGGAAAACAAGCAAGGGCTGTGATTGATGGACTCGAAGCGGACGTAGTCAGTTTAGCACTTTCTTATGATATTGATAACATTGCCAGCAAATCAAAGTTACTTGATGCCAATTGGCAAACTAAACTTCCTAACAAAAGTACACCATACTATTCCACTATCATTTTCCTTGTCCGTAAATCAAATCCCAAAAAAATCAAAGATTGGGATGATATTGTAAAACCAGGAATCTCTGTCATCACTCCAAACCCTAAAACGAGTGGTGGCGCAAGGTGGAATTACCTTGCCGCTTATGGTTATGCAAAACGAAAGTATAAATCCGAAGAGAAAGCAACTGACTTTGTAAAAGCATTGTTCCAAAATACATCAGTTCTAGATACAGGGGCTCGTGGATCTACTACTACGTTTGTCAATCGTGGGATTGGAGATGTTCTCATTACATGGGAAAACGAAGCAAAACTAGCGTTAGATGAAGAAAAACGTTCTGGTAAAAATAGTTTAGAAGTGGTTTATCCTTCGGAATCCATTCGTGCAGAAACCCCAGTTGCTGTTGTGACAAAAACTGCGACGGAAAAAGGAAATTTAGAAAAAGCAACAGCCTATTTGGAATTTCTTTTTACAAATGAAGGCCAAACCATCATTGCAAAACATTTTTTTAGACCCATTGACCCGAAAGTAAGCAAATCCTCTGCGAAAGAATTTCCAAATCTCAAATTATTTTCTCTATCCGATTTAGGGGAAACTTGGGACACTGCACAGAAAAAACATTTTGCAGATGGAGGTGTCTTTGATGCCATCTACAAAACCAAGTAA